Proteins from a single region of Pongo pygmaeus isolate AG05252 chromosome 3, NHGRI_mPonPyg2-v2.0_pri, whole genome shotgun sequence:
- the NCAPG gene encoding condensin complex subunit 3 isoform X1 gives MGAERRLLSIKEVFRLAQQPHQNQAKLVVALSRTYRTMDDKTVFHEEFIHYLKYVMVVYKREPAVERVIEFAAKFVTSFHQSDTEEDEEEEDGGLLNYLFAFLLKSHEANSNAVRFRVCQLINKLLGSMPENAQIDDDVFDKINKAMLIRLKDKIPNVRIQAVLALSRLQDPKDDECPVVNAYATLIENDSNPEVRRAVLSCIAPSAKTLPKIVGRTKDVKEAVRKLAYQVLAEKVHMRAMSIAQRVMLLQQGLNDRSDAVKQAMQKHLLQGWLRFSEGNILELLHRLDVENSSEVAVSVLNALFSITPLSELVGLCKNNDGRKLIPVETLTPEIALYWCALCEYLKSKGDEGEEFLEQILPEPVVYADYLLSYIQSIPVVNEEHRGDFSYIGNLMTKEFVGQQLILIIKSLDTSEEGGRKKLLAVLQEILILPTIPISLVSFLVERLLHIIIDDNKRTQIVTEIISEIRAPIVTVGVNNDPADVRKKELKMAEIKVKLIEAKEALENCITLQDFNRASELKEEIKALEDARINLLKETEQLEIKEVHTEKVQNDAETLQKCLILCYELLKQMSISTGLSATMNGIIESLILPGIISIHPVVRNLAVLCLGCCGLQNQDFASKHFVLLLQVLQIDDVTIKISALKAIFDQLMTFGIEPFKTKKIKTLHCEGTEINSDDEQESKEVEETATAKNVLKLLSDFLDSEVCELRTGAAEGLAKLMFSGLLVSSRILSRLILLWYNPVTEEDVRLRHCLGVFFPVFAYASRTNQECFEEAFLPTLQTLANAPASSPLAEIDITNVAELLVDLTRPSGLNPQAKTSQDYQALTVHDNLAMKICNEILTSPCSPEIRVYTKALSSLELSSHLAKDLLVLLNEILEQVKDRTCLRALEKIKIQLEKGNKEFGDQAEAAQDASLTTTTFQNEDEKNKEVYMTPLRGVKATQASKSTQLKTNRGQRKVTVSARTNRRHQTAEADSESDHEVPEPESEMKMRLPRRAKTAALEKSKLNLAQFLNEDLS, from the exons TATGGTGGTCTATAAACGTGAACCAGCTGTGGAGAGGGTAATAGAATTTGCAGCAAAGTTTGTTACCTCATTTCACCAATCAGATACggaagaggatgaggaagaggaagatggtggccttttaaattatttgtttgcttttctcttaaaG tcTCATGAAGCAAACAGCAATGCAGTGAGATTTAGAGTGTGCCAGCTCATAAACAAGCTTTTGGGAAGTATGCCAGAAAATGCTCAGATTGATGATGATGTGtttgataaaattaataaagcCATGCTTATTAGATTGAAAGATAAGATTCCAAATGTGAGAATACAGGCAGTTCTGGCGCTTTCACGACTTCAGGATCCCAAGGATGATGAATGCCCAGTGGTTAATG cATATGCTACTTTGATTGAAAATGATTCAAATCCAGAAGTTAGACGGGCAGTGTTATCATGTATTGCACCATCAGCAAAGACTTTGCCAAAAATTGTAGGGCGCACTAAGGATGTGAAAGAGGCTGTCAGAAAGCTGGCTTATCAG gttttagcTGAAAAGGTTCATATGAGAGCTATGTCCATTGCTCAGAGAGTAATGCTCCTTCAACAAGGTCTTAATGACAGATCAG ATGCTGTGAAACAAGCTATGCAGAAGCATCTTCTTCAAGGCTGGTTACGGTTCTCTGAAGGAAATATCTTAGAGTTGCTTCATCGGTTGGATGTAGAAAATTCTTCTGAAGTGGCCGTCTCTGTTCTCAATGCCTTGTTTTCAATAACTCCTCTCAGTGAACTGGTGGGACTCTGTAAAAACAATGATGGCAG gaaattgATTCCAGTGGAAACATTAACTCCTGAAATTGCTTTGTATTGGTGTGCCCTTTGTGAATATTTGAAATCAAAAGGAGATGAAGGTGAAGAATTTTTAGAGCAGATTTTGCCAGAGCCTGTAGTATATGCAGACTATTTACtgag TTACATCCAGAGCATTCCAGTTGTTAATGAAGAACACAGAGGTGATTTTTCCTATATTGGAAATTTGATGACAAAAGAATTCGTAGGTCAACAACTGATTCTAATTATTAAGTCTTTGGATACCAGTGAAGAAGGAGGAAG AAAAAAACTGCTGGCTGTTTTACAGGAGATTCTTATTTTACCCACAATCCCAATATCCctggtttcttttcttgttgAAAGACTACTCCACATCATTATAGATGATAATAAGAGGACACAAATT GTTACAGAAATTATCTCAGAGATTCGGGCGCCCATTGTTACTGTTGGTGTTAATAATGATCCAGCTGatgtaagaaagaaagaactcaAG ATGGCTGAAATAAAAGTTAAGCTTATCGAAGCCAAAGAAGCTTTGGAAAATTGCATTACCTTACAGGATTTTAATCGGGcatcagaattaaaagaagaaataaaagcattagAAGATGCCAGAATAAACCTTTTGAAAGAGACAGAGCAGCTTGAAATTAAAGAAGTCCACACAGAGAAGGTACAG aATGATGCTGAAACATTGCAGAAATGTCTTATTTTATGCTATGAACTGTTGAAGCAGATGTCCATTTCAACAGGCTTAAGTGCAACTATGAATGGAATCATTGAATCTTTG ATTCTTCCTGGAATAATAAGTATTCATCCTGTTGTAAGAAACCTGGCTGTTTTATGCTTGGGATGCTGTGGACTACAGAATCAGGATTTTGCAAGCAAACACTTCGTATTACTATTGCAG GTTTTGCAAATTGATGATGTCACAATAAAAATAAGTGCTTTAAAGGCAATCTTTGACCAACTGATGACGTTCGGGATTGAaccatttaaaactaaaaaaatcaaaacacttcATTGTGAAGGTACAGAAAtaaacagtgatgatgagcaagAATCAAAAGAAGTTGAAGAGACTGCTACAGCTAAGAATGTTCTGAAACTCCTTTCTGATTTCTTAGATAGTGAG GTATGTGAACTTAGGACTGGAGCTGCAGAAGGACTAGCCAAGCTGATGTTCTCTGGGCTTTTGGTCAGCAGCAGGATTCTTTCTCGTCTTATTTTGTTATGGTACAATCCTGTGACTGAAGAGGATGTTCGACTTCGACATTGCCTAGGCGTGTTCTTCCCTGTGTTTGCTTATGCAAGCAG GACTAATCAGGAATGCTTTGAAGAAGCTTTTCTTCCAACCCTGCAAACACTGGCCAATGCCCCTGCATCTTCTCCTTTAGCTGAAATTGATATCACAAATGTTGCTGAGTTACTTGTAGATTTGACAAGACCAAGTGGATTAAATCCTCAGGCCAAGACTTCCCAAGATTATCAG GCCTTAACAGTACATGACAATTTGGCTATGAAAATTTGCAATGAGATCTTAACAAGTCCGTGCTCCCCAGAAATTCGAGTCTATACAAAAGCCTTGAGTTCTTTAGAACTCAGTAGCCATCTTGCAAAAGATCTTCTGGTTCTATTGAATGAGATTCTGGAG caAGTAAAAGATAGGACATGTCTGAGAGCTTTGGAGAAAATCAAGATTCagttagaaaaaggaaataaagaatttgGTGACCAAGCTGAAGCAGCGCAGGATGCCAGCTTGACTACAACTACTTTTCAAAATGAAGATG aaaagaataaagaagtatATATGACTCCACTCAGGGGTGTAAAAGCAACCCAAGCATCAAAATCTACTCAGCTAAAGACTAACAGAG GACAGAGAAAAGTGACAGTTTCAGCTAGGACGAACAGGAGGCATCAGACTGCTGAGGCCGACTCTGAAAG TGATCATGAAGTTCCAGAACCAGAATCAGAAATGAAGATGAGACTACCAAGACGAGCCAAAACCGCAGCACTAGAAAAAAGTAAACTTAACCTTGCACAATTTCTCAATGAAGATCTAAGTTAG
- the NCAPG gene encoding condensin complex subunit 3 isoform X3 — MGAERRLLSIKEVFRLAQQPHQNQAKLVVALSRTYRTMDDKTVFHEEFIHYLKYVMVVYKREPAVERVIEFAAKFVTSFHQSDTEEDEEEEDGGLLNYLFAFLLKSHEANSNAVRFRVCQLINKLLGSMPENAQIDDDVFDKINKAMLIRLKDKIPNVRIQAVLALSRLQDPKDDECPVVNAYATLIENDSNPEVRRAVLSCIAPSAKTLPKIVGRTKDVKEAVRKLAYQVLAEKVHMRAMSIAQRVMLLQQGLNDRSDAVKQAMQKHLLQGWLRFSEGNILELLHRLDVENSSEVAVSVLNALFSITPLSELVGLCKNNDGRKLIPVETLTPEIALYWCALCEYLKSKGDEGEEFLEQILPEPVVYADYLLSYIQSIPVVNEEHRGDFSYIGNLMTKEFVGQQLILIIKSLDTSEEGGRKKLLAVLQEILILPTIPISLVSFLVERLLHIIIDDNKRTQIVTEIISEIRAPIVTVGVNNDPADVRKKELKMAEIKVKLIEAKEALENCITLQDFNRASELKEEIKALEDARINLLKETEQLEIKEVHTEKVQNDAETLQKCLILCYELLKQMSISTGLSATMNGIIESLILPGIISIHPVVRNLAVLCLGCCGLQNQDFASKHFVLLLQVLQIDDVTIKISALKAIFDQLMTFGIEPFKTKKIKTLHCEGTEINSDDEQESKEVEETATAKNVLKLLSDFLDSEVCELRTGAAEGLAKLMFSGLLVSSRILSRLILLWYNPVTEEDVRLRHCLGVFFPVFAYASRTNQECFEEAFLPTLQTLANAPASSPLAEIDITNVAELLVDLTRPSGLNPQAKTSQDYQTSVSSIYHKA; from the exons TATGGTGGTCTATAAACGTGAACCAGCTGTGGAGAGGGTAATAGAATTTGCAGCAAAGTTTGTTACCTCATTTCACCAATCAGATACggaagaggatgaggaagaggaagatggtggccttttaaattatttgtttgcttttctcttaaaG tcTCATGAAGCAAACAGCAATGCAGTGAGATTTAGAGTGTGCCAGCTCATAAACAAGCTTTTGGGAAGTATGCCAGAAAATGCTCAGATTGATGATGATGTGtttgataaaattaataaagcCATGCTTATTAGATTGAAAGATAAGATTCCAAATGTGAGAATACAGGCAGTTCTGGCGCTTTCACGACTTCAGGATCCCAAGGATGATGAATGCCCAGTGGTTAATG cATATGCTACTTTGATTGAAAATGATTCAAATCCAGAAGTTAGACGGGCAGTGTTATCATGTATTGCACCATCAGCAAAGACTTTGCCAAAAATTGTAGGGCGCACTAAGGATGTGAAAGAGGCTGTCAGAAAGCTGGCTTATCAG gttttagcTGAAAAGGTTCATATGAGAGCTATGTCCATTGCTCAGAGAGTAATGCTCCTTCAACAAGGTCTTAATGACAGATCAG ATGCTGTGAAACAAGCTATGCAGAAGCATCTTCTTCAAGGCTGGTTACGGTTCTCTGAAGGAAATATCTTAGAGTTGCTTCATCGGTTGGATGTAGAAAATTCTTCTGAAGTGGCCGTCTCTGTTCTCAATGCCTTGTTTTCAATAACTCCTCTCAGTGAACTGGTGGGACTCTGTAAAAACAATGATGGCAG gaaattgATTCCAGTGGAAACATTAACTCCTGAAATTGCTTTGTATTGGTGTGCCCTTTGTGAATATTTGAAATCAAAAGGAGATGAAGGTGAAGAATTTTTAGAGCAGATTTTGCCAGAGCCTGTAGTATATGCAGACTATTTACtgag TTACATCCAGAGCATTCCAGTTGTTAATGAAGAACACAGAGGTGATTTTTCCTATATTGGAAATTTGATGACAAAAGAATTCGTAGGTCAACAACTGATTCTAATTATTAAGTCTTTGGATACCAGTGAAGAAGGAGGAAG AAAAAAACTGCTGGCTGTTTTACAGGAGATTCTTATTTTACCCACAATCCCAATATCCctggtttcttttcttgttgAAAGACTACTCCACATCATTATAGATGATAATAAGAGGACACAAATT GTTACAGAAATTATCTCAGAGATTCGGGCGCCCATTGTTACTGTTGGTGTTAATAATGATCCAGCTGatgtaagaaagaaagaactcaAG ATGGCTGAAATAAAAGTTAAGCTTATCGAAGCCAAAGAAGCTTTGGAAAATTGCATTACCTTACAGGATTTTAATCGGGcatcagaattaaaagaagaaataaaagcattagAAGATGCCAGAATAAACCTTTTGAAAGAGACAGAGCAGCTTGAAATTAAAGAAGTCCACACAGAGAAGGTACAG aATGATGCTGAAACATTGCAGAAATGTCTTATTTTATGCTATGAACTGTTGAAGCAGATGTCCATTTCAACAGGCTTAAGTGCAACTATGAATGGAATCATTGAATCTTTG ATTCTTCCTGGAATAATAAGTATTCATCCTGTTGTAAGAAACCTGGCTGTTTTATGCTTGGGATGCTGTGGACTACAGAATCAGGATTTTGCAAGCAAACACTTCGTATTACTATTGCAG GTTTTGCAAATTGATGATGTCACAATAAAAATAAGTGCTTTAAAGGCAATCTTTGACCAACTGATGACGTTCGGGATTGAaccatttaaaactaaaaaaatcaaaacacttcATTGTGAAGGTACAGAAAtaaacagtgatgatgagcaagAATCAAAAGAAGTTGAAGAGACTGCTACAGCTAAGAATGTTCTGAAACTCCTTTCTGATTTCTTAGATAGTGAG GTATGTGAACTTAGGACTGGAGCTGCAGAAGGACTAGCCAAGCTGATGTTCTCTGGGCTTTTGGTCAGCAGCAGGATTCTTTCTCGTCTTATTTTGTTATGGTACAATCCTGTGACTGAAGAGGATGTTCGACTTCGACATTGCCTAGGCGTGTTCTTCCCTGTGTTTGCTTATGCAAGCAG GACTAATCAGGAATGCTTTGAAGAAGCTTTTCTTCCAACCCTGCAAACACTGGCCAATGCCCCTGCATCTTCTCCTTTAGCTGAAATTGATATCACAAATGTTGCTGAGTTACTTGTAGATTTGACAAGACCAAGTGGATTAAATCCTCAGGCCAAGACTTCCCAAGATTATCAG ACTTCCGTCTCAAGCATATACCACAAAGCATGA
- the NCAPG gene encoding condensin complex subunit 3 isoform X2 gives MGAERRLLSIKEVFRLAQQPHQNQAKLVVALSRTYRTMDDKTVFHEEFIHYLKYVMVVYKREPAVERVIEFAAKFVTSFHQSDTEEDEEEEDGGLLNYLFAFLLKSHEANSNAVRFRVCQLINKLLGSMPENAQIDDDVFDKINKAMLIRLKDKIPNVRIQAVLALSRLQDPKDDECPVVNAYATLIENDSNPEVRRAVLSCIAPSAKTLPKIVGRTKDVKEAVRKLAYQVLAEKVHMRAMSIAQRVMLLQQGLNDRSDAVKQAMQKHLLQGWLRFSEGNILELLHRLDVENSSEVAVSVLNALFSITPLSELVGLCKNNDGRKLIPVETLTPEIALYWCALCEYLKSKGDEGEEFLEQILPEPVVYADYLLSYIQSIPVVNEEHRGDFSYIGNLMTKEFVGQQLILIIKSLDTSEEGGRKKLLAVLQEILILPTIPISLVSFLVERLLHIIIDDNKRTQIVTEIISEIRAPIVTVGVNNDPADVRKKELKMAEIKVKLIEAKEALENCITLQDFNRASELKEEIKALEDARINLLKETEQLEIKEVHTEKNDAETLQKCLILCYELLKQMSISTGLSATMNGIIESLILPGIISIHPVVRNLAVLCLGCCGLQNQDFASKHFVLLLQVLQIDDVTIKISALKAIFDQLMTFGIEPFKTKKIKTLHCEGTEINSDDEQESKEVEETATAKNVLKLLSDFLDSEVCELRTGAAEGLAKLMFSGLLVSSRILSRLILLWYNPVTEEDVRLRHCLGVFFPVFAYASRTNQECFEEAFLPTLQTLANAPASSPLAEIDITNVAELLVDLTRPSGLNPQAKTSQDYQALTVHDNLAMKICNEILTSPCSPEIRVYTKALSSLELSSHLAKDLLVLLNEILEQVKDRTCLRALEKIKIQLEKGNKEFGDQAEAAQDASLTTTTFQNEDEKNKEVYMTPLRGVKATQASKSTQLKTNRGQRKVTVSARTNRRHQTAEADSESDHEVPEPESEMKMRLPRRAKTAALEKSKLNLAQFLNEDLS, from the exons TATGGTGGTCTATAAACGTGAACCAGCTGTGGAGAGGGTAATAGAATTTGCAGCAAAGTTTGTTACCTCATTTCACCAATCAGATACggaagaggatgaggaagaggaagatggtggccttttaaattatttgtttgcttttctcttaaaG tcTCATGAAGCAAACAGCAATGCAGTGAGATTTAGAGTGTGCCAGCTCATAAACAAGCTTTTGGGAAGTATGCCAGAAAATGCTCAGATTGATGATGATGTGtttgataaaattaataaagcCATGCTTATTAGATTGAAAGATAAGATTCCAAATGTGAGAATACAGGCAGTTCTGGCGCTTTCACGACTTCAGGATCCCAAGGATGATGAATGCCCAGTGGTTAATG cATATGCTACTTTGATTGAAAATGATTCAAATCCAGAAGTTAGACGGGCAGTGTTATCATGTATTGCACCATCAGCAAAGACTTTGCCAAAAATTGTAGGGCGCACTAAGGATGTGAAAGAGGCTGTCAGAAAGCTGGCTTATCAG gttttagcTGAAAAGGTTCATATGAGAGCTATGTCCATTGCTCAGAGAGTAATGCTCCTTCAACAAGGTCTTAATGACAGATCAG ATGCTGTGAAACAAGCTATGCAGAAGCATCTTCTTCAAGGCTGGTTACGGTTCTCTGAAGGAAATATCTTAGAGTTGCTTCATCGGTTGGATGTAGAAAATTCTTCTGAAGTGGCCGTCTCTGTTCTCAATGCCTTGTTTTCAATAACTCCTCTCAGTGAACTGGTGGGACTCTGTAAAAACAATGATGGCAG gaaattgATTCCAGTGGAAACATTAACTCCTGAAATTGCTTTGTATTGGTGTGCCCTTTGTGAATATTTGAAATCAAAAGGAGATGAAGGTGAAGAATTTTTAGAGCAGATTTTGCCAGAGCCTGTAGTATATGCAGACTATTTACtgag TTACATCCAGAGCATTCCAGTTGTTAATGAAGAACACAGAGGTGATTTTTCCTATATTGGAAATTTGATGACAAAAGAATTCGTAGGTCAACAACTGATTCTAATTATTAAGTCTTTGGATACCAGTGAAGAAGGAGGAAG AAAAAAACTGCTGGCTGTTTTACAGGAGATTCTTATTTTACCCACAATCCCAATATCCctggtttcttttcttgttgAAAGACTACTCCACATCATTATAGATGATAATAAGAGGACACAAATT GTTACAGAAATTATCTCAGAGATTCGGGCGCCCATTGTTACTGTTGGTGTTAATAATGATCCAGCTGatgtaagaaagaaagaactcaAG ATGGCTGAAATAAAAGTTAAGCTTATCGAAGCCAAAGAAGCTTTGGAAAATTGCATTACCTTACAGGATTTTAATCGGGcatcagaattaaaagaagaaataaaagcattagAAGATGCCAGAATAAACCTTTTGAAAGAGACAGAGCAGCTTGAAATTAAAGAAGTCCACACAGAGAAG aATGATGCTGAAACATTGCAGAAATGTCTTATTTTATGCTATGAACTGTTGAAGCAGATGTCCATTTCAACAGGCTTAAGTGCAACTATGAATGGAATCATTGAATCTTTG ATTCTTCCTGGAATAATAAGTATTCATCCTGTTGTAAGAAACCTGGCTGTTTTATGCTTGGGATGCTGTGGACTACAGAATCAGGATTTTGCAAGCAAACACTTCGTATTACTATTGCAG GTTTTGCAAATTGATGATGTCACAATAAAAATAAGTGCTTTAAAGGCAATCTTTGACCAACTGATGACGTTCGGGATTGAaccatttaaaactaaaaaaatcaaaacacttcATTGTGAAGGTACAGAAAtaaacagtgatgatgagcaagAATCAAAAGAAGTTGAAGAGACTGCTACAGCTAAGAATGTTCTGAAACTCCTTTCTGATTTCTTAGATAGTGAG GTATGTGAACTTAGGACTGGAGCTGCAGAAGGACTAGCCAAGCTGATGTTCTCTGGGCTTTTGGTCAGCAGCAGGATTCTTTCTCGTCTTATTTTGTTATGGTACAATCCTGTGACTGAAGAGGATGTTCGACTTCGACATTGCCTAGGCGTGTTCTTCCCTGTGTTTGCTTATGCAAGCAG GACTAATCAGGAATGCTTTGAAGAAGCTTTTCTTCCAACCCTGCAAACACTGGCCAATGCCCCTGCATCTTCTCCTTTAGCTGAAATTGATATCACAAATGTTGCTGAGTTACTTGTAGATTTGACAAGACCAAGTGGATTAAATCCTCAGGCCAAGACTTCCCAAGATTATCAG GCCTTAACAGTACATGACAATTTGGCTATGAAAATTTGCAATGAGATCTTAACAAGTCCGTGCTCCCCAGAAATTCGAGTCTATACAAAAGCCTTGAGTTCTTTAGAACTCAGTAGCCATCTTGCAAAAGATCTTCTGGTTCTATTGAATGAGATTCTGGAG caAGTAAAAGATAGGACATGTCTGAGAGCTTTGGAGAAAATCAAGATTCagttagaaaaaggaaataaagaatttgGTGACCAAGCTGAAGCAGCGCAGGATGCCAGCTTGACTACAACTACTTTTCAAAATGAAGATG aaaagaataaagaagtatATATGACTCCACTCAGGGGTGTAAAAGCAACCCAAGCATCAAAATCTACTCAGCTAAAGACTAACAGAG GACAGAGAAAAGTGACAGTTTCAGCTAGGACGAACAGGAGGCATCAGACTGCTGAGGCCGACTCTGAAAG TGATCATGAAGTTCCAGAACCAGAATCAGAAATGAAGATGAGACTACCAAGACGAGCCAAAACCGCAGCACTAGAAAAAAGTAAACTTAACCTTGCACAATTTCTCAATGAAGATCTAAGTTAG
- the NCAPG gene encoding condensin complex subunit 3 isoform X4, whose product MGAERRLLSIKEVFRLAQQPHQNQAKLVVALSRTYRTMDDKTVFHEEFIHYLKYVMVVYKREPAVERVIEFAAKFVTSFHQSDTEEDEEEEDGGLLNYLFAFLLKSHEANSNAVRFRVCQLINKLLGSMPENAQIDDDVFDKINKAMLIRLKDKIPNVRIQAVLALSRLQDPKDDECPVVNAYATLIENDSNPEVRRAVLSCIAPSAKTLPKIVGRTKDVKEAVRKLAYQVLAEKVHMRAMSIAQRVMLLQQGLNDRSDAVKQAMQKHLLQGWLRFSEGNILELLHRLDVENSSEVAVSVLNALFSITPLSELVGLCKNNDGRKLIPVETLTPEIALYWCALCEYLKSKGDEGEEFLEQILPEPVVYADYLLSYIQSIPVVNEEHRGDFSYIGNLMTKEFVGQQLILIIKSLDTSEEGGRKKLLAVLQEILILPTIPISLVSFLVERLLHIIIDDNKRTQIVTEIISEIRAPIVTVGVNNDPADVRKKELKMAEIKVKLIEAKEALENCITLQDFNRASELKEEIKALEDARINLLKETEQLEIKEVHTEKNDAETLQKCLILCYELLKQMSISTGLSATMNGIIESLILPGIISIHPVVRNLAVLCLGCCGLQNQDFASKHFVLLLQVLQIDDVTIKISALKAIFDQLMTFGIEPFKTKKIKTLHCEGTEINSDDEQESKEVEETATAKNVLKLLSDFLDSEVCELRTGAAEGLAKLMFSGLLVSSRILSRLILLWYNPVTEEDVRLRHCLGVFFPVFAYASRTNQECFEEAFLPTLQTLANAPASSPLAEIDITNVAELLVDLTRPSGLNPQAKTSQDYQTSVSSIYHKA is encoded by the exons TATGGTGGTCTATAAACGTGAACCAGCTGTGGAGAGGGTAATAGAATTTGCAGCAAAGTTTGTTACCTCATTTCACCAATCAGATACggaagaggatgaggaagaggaagatggtggccttttaaattatttgtttgcttttctcttaaaG tcTCATGAAGCAAACAGCAATGCAGTGAGATTTAGAGTGTGCCAGCTCATAAACAAGCTTTTGGGAAGTATGCCAGAAAATGCTCAGATTGATGATGATGTGtttgataaaattaataaagcCATGCTTATTAGATTGAAAGATAAGATTCCAAATGTGAGAATACAGGCAGTTCTGGCGCTTTCACGACTTCAGGATCCCAAGGATGATGAATGCCCAGTGGTTAATG cATATGCTACTTTGATTGAAAATGATTCAAATCCAGAAGTTAGACGGGCAGTGTTATCATGTATTGCACCATCAGCAAAGACTTTGCCAAAAATTGTAGGGCGCACTAAGGATGTGAAAGAGGCTGTCAGAAAGCTGGCTTATCAG gttttagcTGAAAAGGTTCATATGAGAGCTATGTCCATTGCTCAGAGAGTAATGCTCCTTCAACAAGGTCTTAATGACAGATCAG ATGCTGTGAAACAAGCTATGCAGAAGCATCTTCTTCAAGGCTGGTTACGGTTCTCTGAAGGAAATATCTTAGAGTTGCTTCATCGGTTGGATGTAGAAAATTCTTCTGAAGTGGCCGTCTCTGTTCTCAATGCCTTGTTTTCAATAACTCCTCTCAGTGAACTGGTGGGACTCTGTAAAAACAATGATGGCAG gaaattgATTCCAGTGGAAACATTAACTCCTGAAATTGCTTTGTATTGGTGTGCCCTTTGTGAATATTTGAAATCAAAAGGAGATGAAGGTGAAGAATTTTTAGAGCAGATTTTGCCAGAGCCTGTAGTATATGCAGACTATTTACtgag TTACATCCAGAGCATTCCAGTTGTTAATGAAGAACACAGAGGTGATTTTTCCTATATTGGAAATTTGATGACAAAAGAATTCGTAGGTCAACAACTGATTCTAATTATTAAGTCTTTGGATACCAGTGAAGAAGGAGGAAG AAAAAAACTGCTGGCTGTTTTACAGGAGATTCTTATTTTACCCACAATCCCAATATCCctggtttcttttcttgttgAAAGACTACTCCACATCATTATAGATGATAATAAGAGGACACAAATT GTTACAGAAATTATCTCAGAGATTCGGGCGCCCATTGTTACTGTTGGTGTTAATAATGATCCAGCTGatgtaagaaagaaagaactcaAG ATGGCTGAAATAAAAGTTAAGCTTATCGAAGCCAAAGAAGCTTTGGAAAATTGCATTACCTTACAGGATTTTAATCGGGcatcagaattaaaagaagaaataaaagcattagAAGATGCCAGAATAAACCTTTTGAAAGAGACAGAGCAGCTTGAAATTAAAGAAGTCCACACAGAGAAG aATGATGCTGAAACATTGCAGAAATGTCTTATTTTATGCTATGAACTGTTGAAGCAGATGTCCATTTCAACAGGCTTAAGTGCAACTATGAATGGAATCATTGAATCTTTG ATTCTTCCTGGAATAATAAGTATTCATCCTGTTGTAAGAAACCTGGCTGTTTTATGCTTGGGATGCTGTGGACTACAGAATCAGGATTTTGCAAGCAAACACTTCGTATTACTATTGCAG GTTTTGCAAATTGATGATGTCACAATAAAAATAAGTGCTTTAAAGGCAATCTTTGACCAACTGATGACGTTCGGGATTGAaccatttaaaactaaaaaaatcaaaacacttcATTGTGAAGGTACAGAAAtaaacagtgatgatgagcaagAATCAAAAGAAGTTGAAGAGACTGCTACAGCTAAGAATGTTCTGAAACTCCTTTCTGATTTCTTAGATAGTGAG GTATGTGAACTTAGGACTGGAGCTGCAGAAGGACTAGCCAAGCTGATGTTCTCTGGGCTTTTGGTCAGCAGCAGGATTCTTTCTCGTCTTATTTTGTTATGGTACAATCCTGTGACTGAAGAGGATGTTCGACTTCGACATTGCCTAGGCGTGTTCTTCCCTGTGTTTGCTTATGCAAGCAG GACTAATCAGGAATGCTTTGAAGAAGCTTTTCTTCCAACCCTGCAAACACTGGCCAATGCCCCTGCATCTTCTCCTTTAGCTGAAATTGATATCACAAATGTTGCTGAGTTACTTGTAGATTTGACAAGACCAAGTGGATTAAATCCTCAGGCCAAGACTTCCCAAGATTATCAG ACTTCCGTCTCAAGCATATACCACAAAGCATGA